In one Oryza glaberrima chromosome 2, OglaRS2, whole genome shotgun sequence genomic region, the following are encoded:
- the LOC127762847 gene encoding NADH-ubiquinone oxidoreductase chain 4-like — MLEHFCECYFDLSGPILCPVLGSITLLFIPNSSIRLIRLIGLCVSLITFLYPLVPRIQFDPSTAKSQFVESLRWLPYENIHLYMGIDGLSLFFVILTTFLIPICISVGWSGMRSFGKEYITAFLIREFLMIAVSCMLDPLLFYVLSESVPIPMLCGAEHLLFAGIKLFLCRGLVQ, encoded by the coding sequence ATGTTAGAACATTTCTGTGAATgctatttcgatctaagtggtCCTATTCTCTGTCCCGTGCTAGGAAGCATTACTCTTCTTTTCATTCCAAATTCTTCAATAAGACTGATACGATTGATTGGTCTGTGCGTTTCTCTTATTACTTTTTTGTATCCCCTTGTTCCTCGGATACAATTCGATCCTTCTACGGCCAAATCTCAATTTGTGGAAAGCCTTCGATGGCTTCCTTATGAAAACATCCATTTGTATATGGGTATAGACGGTCTTTCATTATTCTTCGTGATATTGACCACATTTCTGATCCCTATTTGCATTTCAGTGGGTTGGTCTGGTATGAGAAGTTTTGGGAAAGAGTATATTACAGCATTTCTAATTCGTGAATTTCTAATGATCGCCGTGTCCTGCATGCTGGATCCTCTACTATTCTATGTTCTTTCCGAAAGCGTGCCAATCCCTATGTTGTGCGGAGCTGAGCATCTTCTATTCGCTGGGATCAAGCTTTTCCTCTGCAGGGGCCTTGTGCAGTAA